From a region of the Impatiens glandulifera chromosome 4, dImpGla2.1, whole genome shotgun sequence genome:
- the LOC124934581 gene encoding protein DETOXIFICATION 20-like: MEKGSKLEERLIIVKGKLGDEELDVKKRVWDETKKIWIVAFPGMLARASNFGMIVITQAVIGHVSALELAAFAMVQSLIVRFVNGVLIGMSSATETLCGQAFGAGQHHMMGIYLQRSWIVNLITVTLLMPLFIFAGPIFVALGQEKDVSIASQTMSIWLIPVVYLFVFSLTIQMYLQAQLKNMIVAWLSIVSFIVQIFFSWLFVFKLNLGIPGALGSLILSNFVVVLGEFVYICCGGCPLSWKGLTLDAFSQLWPVIKLSVSSGIMLW; encoded by the exons ATGGAGAAAGGGAGCAAATTAGAAGAAAGGTTGATAATAGTGAAAGGGAAATTAGGAGATGAAGAATTAGATGTGAAAAAAAGGGTTTGGGATGAAACAAAGAAGATATGGATAGTGGCTTTTCCGGGGATGTTAGCTAGAGCCAGCAATTTTGGCATGATTGTTATTACTCAAGCGGTTATTGGACATGTTAGCGCTCTCGAATTGGCTGCATTTGCTATGGTTCAATCTTTAATTGTTCGCTTTGTTAATGGAGTTCTT attGGAATGTCAAGTGCCACGGAAACTCTATGCGGTCAAGCATTCGGGGCAGGGCAACACCACATGATGGGCATATATCTACAACGATCATGGATAGTAAACCTAATCACGGTCACACTCCTCATGCCCCTTTTCATCTTTGCGGGTCCTATCTTCGTCGCACTTGGACAAGAAAAAGATGTTTCAATCGCCTCTCAAACCATGTCTATTTGGCTAATCCCCGTCGTGTATTTATTTGTGTTCTCTCTCACAATTCAGATGTACCTTCAAGCTCAACTCAAGAACATGATCGTTGCATGGCTCTCCATTGTCTCTTTTATCGTCCAAATCTTCTTCTCATGGCTCTTTGTCTTTAAACTAAATTTAGGTATCCCTGGTGCTCTCGGGTCCCTTATTCTTTCCAACTTCGTGGTGGTCTTAGGCGAGTTTGTCTACATTTGTTGCGGCGGTTGTCCTCTTTCTTGGAAAGGTTTAACCTTAGATGCATTTTCTCAACTCTGGCCGGTCATTAAGCTCTCTGTTTCGTCGGGCATTATGCTAtggtaa
- the LOC124934580 gene encoding protein DETOXIFICATION 24-like: MENATVAIAAFSICLNVSVWELMICLGFLGAACVRIANELGRGNAKTIKFSIRVNLATSVIFGLVFFILCLVFGNKIGYLFTSDEDVVNMVSELSVLLAITMLSNSIQPVLTGIAVGAGLQSVVAIINLVCYYVIGIPIGILLGFCTDLQVKGVWIGMICGVIMQIICLSIMIWRTNWDDQVDKASKRLSRWFKPDDSS; the protein is encoded by the exons ATGGAAAATGCAACTGTTGCCATTGCTGCCTTCTCCATTTG CCTCAATGTCAGCGTTTGGGAGCTTATGATTTGTCTCGGTTTCCTTGGTGCTGCATG TGTAAGAATTGCGAATGAGCTAGGAAGGGGAAACGCGAAAACAATAAAGTTCTCGATAAGAGTGAACTTAGCTACTTCAGTAATATTCGGTCTTGTCTTCTTCATACTATGTTTGGTTTTCGGTAACAAAATCGGATACTTATTTACAAGCGACGAAGATGTTGTAAATATGGTGTCGGAGCTTTCGGTTCTTCTTGCCATCACAATGTTGTCGAATAGCATTCAACCAGTGCTAACAGGGATTGCGGTTGGGGCCGGTTTGCAAAGTGTGGTGGCTATTATTAACCTTGTGTGCTATTATGTTATTGGAATTCCAATTGGTATTTTACTTGGCTTTTGTACTGATCTTCAAGTTAAGGGAGTATGGATTGGAATGATTTGTGGTGTTATCATGCAAATTATTTGCTTAAGCATCATGATTTGGAGGACGAATTGGGATGATCAG GTTGATAAGGCGTCTAAACGTCTCTCTCGTTGGTTCAAACCTGATGATTCATCGTAA